In Lytechinus variegatus isolate NC3 chromosome 12, Lvar_3.0, whole genome shotgun sequence, a single window of DNA contains:
- the LOC121424826 gene encoding AT-rich interactive domain-containing protein 5B-like, whose amino-acid sequence MDKYRLQWVGSKCGQHGPYTFFKGFKFLKNSIWRTISLGDFFFVKCSENDPLCIAELQLLWEDKGTEGIMLSSLRLYFLPEHTPDGRHHSHGEDEVIAVNGKAIMSIEDLLDWVIMEDVRWIDGFPTICPSEPPSRTDEGQGAPSTATTEELGEASKDQGGACEDQGVVAKDGDASEDGPSSRLRTRVDSSSKSNEPCKEAEKQNLMVVSYPSYCRYHANMKRIEKQGDKWHSNPLLKALGLLSLPHPNTKLLFCRDEFDHPIMEEDERLCEYTAPKLKGRPRKKKVKLKSDDDRYQPPRNHTSSNNIQNNLLLASKRSHRVGSRRSRERLDPGLSGVDTLAQLKAEFRTGKVTSEELFLTHLYKYMKDRNTPIDRVPHLGFKQLDLFAFFELAVKLGGYRSITSQKQWKVIYDRLGGNPNSTSAATCTRKHYERLLFPFEQHLRTPDKPAEQYAFKDKKKKKDKKEKKKSRVKHVREQLQELEAWRAAERKAQEEMNRQLEQAGLNSVVMRESSASVSTVTTTVPVSTTSATPSVIVGREVKPPMTVNGTPIMTMPPIMPQTSVVQLPGGHLFPHQLGLKNMGQVILAIPQVPVIAATTVPKKERESPVVGHQATEDQKQPLQQQNAPHSQPSTVLDKLNSGTSLVKKKEPAVKQEEAVAIKSEGTHLAMNNLVVKEEPGALDQSGHLRGIDSKRILANPVNNLNNVTLGEPRIGSQESLLSRPSVIQHTHHKKVKLERDVPSGLINSLPSAVQPNDLILRNMTKDKFAAEHDHYKKVVAEMPGLLGAGPRLLSPYMTFLPQSPLLFRPPVDLNSQTILSIAPTQVTNKLSQHELDDSKNKFHLPDSTPVKPPVSLLPPVRSSSSSSSSSSSSSRSVKYESFPEQEEPCDLSMPKKRRRHPEDTHDDEIHEKRRPSVISNANLHSTTNVMRDSPVHRLRTSDKKFRKQSASPLSQSREQHPLHSSASPHLSHPSSLTASSSILGMTPKVKMTPNPRGSITQGIIDPATNQPHPSLLHKPAIDPSNAPTPKSSAHDLAPPRLPLDFPAALSLPMAVDSTGKPLPPLTDLNPFARFPMLPYYPMLPRPPFLPAGSPLLPGLVPGIPTSQAESMLQQGLLFRPPFPFAPSVPYSTAQLPRDSTQASLYRS is encoded by the exons GATGAGGTAATAGCGGTGAACGGCAAAGCCATCATGAGCATTGAAGACCTTCTTGACTGGGTGATCATGGAAGATGTCAGGTGGATCGATGGTTTCCCGACGATCTGCCCCTCGGAACCTCCCTCAAGGACCGATGAGGGACAGGGTGCACCCTCAACAGCCACTACAGAGGAACTGGGCGAGGCATCGAAGGACCAGGGCGGGGCATGTGAGGACCAGGGTGTGGTTGCTAAGGATGGAGATGCATCAGAAGACGGACCATCGAGCAGGTTGCGGACTAGAGTCGACTCCAGCTCAAAGTCAAATG AACCCTGCAAGGAGGCGGAGAAACAGAATTTGATGGTCGTCAGCTATCCCAGCTACTGTCGTTACCATGCCAACATGAAGAGGATTGAGAAGCAAGGAGACAAGTGGCATAGTAACCCCCTCCTGAAGGCCCTAGGGCTCCTGTCCTTGCCCCACCCTAACACCAAGCTGCTATTCTGCCGAGATGAGTTTGATCATCCTATTATGGAGGAGGACGAGAGGTTGTGTGAATATACAG CTCCCAAGCTTAAAGGAAGACCAAGGAAAAAGAAGGTCAAATTAAAATCAGATGATGATCGTTACCAACCTCCTAGAAACCACACCAGCTCTAATAATATACAG AACAACCTCCTGCTAGCTAGCAAGAGGTCACATCGGGTCGGGTCACGGAGGTCAAGAGAGCGGCTAGATCCTGGACTGAGTGGTGTGGACACCCTTGCTCAGTTGAAGGCGGAGTTTAGGACGGGTAAAGTGACGAGTGAGGAGCTCTTCTTGACGCACCTGTACAAGTATATGAAGGATAGGAACACTCCTATCGACAGAGTGCCACATCTCGGATTCAAACAGC TTGATCTGTTTGCCTTCTTTGAGCTAGCAGTTAAACTCGGTGGATACAGGAGTATCACATCACAGAAACAATGGAAAGTCATCTATGATCGCCTCGGTGGTAATCCTAACAGTACCAGTGCTGCAACTTGTACCAGGAAACACTATGAAAG attgctCTTTCCATTTGAGCAACACCTTCGTACGCCAGACAAACCTGCAGAACAGTATGCTTTTAAggacaagaaaaagaagaaagataagaaggagaagaagaagtcaAGAGTAAAACATGTTCGGGAACAACTTCAAGAACTAGAGGCATGGCGAGCAGCAGAGAGGAAAGCGCAAGAGGAG ATGAATCGGCAGCTAGAACAAGCGGGACTGAACAGTGTCGTTATGAGAGAATCAAGTGCGTCTGTGTCAACAGTAACTACCACAGTGCCTGTAAGCACAACCTCTGCAACTCCATCTGTGATTGTCGGCAGAGAGGTGAAGCCTCCAATGACTGTCAACGGCACACCCATCATGACCATGCCACCCATCATGCCTCAGACATCAGTAGTTCAGCTTCCAGGAGGCCACCTGTTCCCTCATCAACTAGGTCTGAAGAACATGGGTCAAGTCATCCTAGCCATACCTCAGGTACCTGTCATAGCAGCCACAACGGTACCTAAGAAGGAGAGGGAGAGTCCAGTGGTAGGCCACCAGGCTACAGAGGATCAGAAACAACCTTTGCAGCAACAGAATGCTCCTCATTCGCAACCATCAACAGTTTTAGATAAATTGAATAGTGGGACATCACTGGTGAAGAAGAAAGAACCAGCAGTGAAGCAAGAGGAAGCAGTGGCTATTAAAAGTGAGGGAACACATTTAGCTATGAATAACTTGGTGGTCAAGGAAGAACCTGGTGCTCTTGACCAGTCAGGACATCTTAGAGGAATTGATAGTAAGCGTATTCTTGCAAACCCTGTGAACAATCTGAACAATGTCACCTTGGGTGAACCGAGGATAGGCAGTCAGGAAAGCCTCCTTTCGAGGCCATCAGTGATACAGCACACACATCACAAAAAGGTGAAGCTTGAAAGAGATGTTCCATCTGGGTTAATCAACTCTCTTCCAAGTGCTGTGCAACCCAATGACCTCATCCTACGTAATATGACAAAAGACAAATTTGCAGCTGAGCACGACCACTACAAGAAAGTGGTTGCAGAAATGCCAGGCCTGCTAGGGGCTGGGCCACGATTGCTATCGCCCTACATGACTTTCCTTCCACAATCTCCTCTCCTCTTCCGCCCTCCAGTAGACCTCAATAGCCAAACTATCTTGAGTATAGCTCCAACTCAGGTGACAAATAAACTAAGCCAGCATGAATTGGATGattctaaaaacaaatttcatttaccGGACTCAACTCCTGTCAAACCACCAGTTTCTTTGTTGCCGCCGGTAcgttcttcttcatcttcatcctcttcctcatcatcttcttctcgCTCTGTCAAGTATGAATCCTTTCCAGAGCAGGAGGAACCTTGTGACCTCAGCATGCCGAAAAAGCGGAGGAGGCATCCTGAAGATACTCATGATGATGAGATTCACGAGAAGCGTAGACCAAGTGTAATTAGTAATGCGAACTTGCATTCCACCACCAATGTGATGAGAGACTCTCCGGTACACAGATTAAGAACTTCTGATAAGAAATTCCGCAAGCAATCTGCATCTCCCCTGTCTCAGTCACGCGAGCAGCATCCACTGCATTCTTCCGCATCACCACACTTGTCTCACCCGTCTTCCCTAACGGCTTCATCCTCAATACTCGGTATGACACCCAAAGTCAAGATGACACCTAATCCTCGTGGCTCCATCACTCAGGGTATCATTGACCCAGCCACCAATCAGCCCCATCCTTCCCTTTTACACAAACCTGCCATCGACCCATCCAATGCCCCCACTCCAAAATCCTCAGCCCATGATCTTGCCCCCCCACGTTTGCCTCTGGACTTCCCTGCAGCTCTGAGTCTTCCAATGGCCGTAGACAGCACGGGTAAGCCCCTCCCACCCCTGACCGATCTCAATCCTTTTGCTAGATTCCCAATGCTCCCTTACTACCCCATGCTTCCACGCCCTCCATTCCTCCCAGCTGGGTCACCGTTGCTTCCTGGGCTTGTCCCAGGTATACCGACCAGTCAGGCAGAGAGTATGCTTCAGCAGGGGCTACTCTTTCGCCCTCCATTCCCTTTTGCGCCATCGGTGCCTTATAGTACTGCACAGCTTCCTCGAGACTCCACCCAGGCATCCTTGTACAGAAGCTAG